A genomic segment from Haladaptatus sp. R4 encodes:
- a CDS encoding trehalose-6-phosphate synthase, with protein sequence MVHSQTNGDDAARSHRDPASILQKDLIVVSNRQPYQHRYEEDGRIEVDRPAGGLTAAIDPVMQQTDGTWVAWGDGEADAEVTADDGTIRLPPEDETYTLKRIWLSEEEVDGYYYGYSNQTLWPLCHGGVWKPEYESRHWARYQQINERFASAVAEHAASNSLVWFQDYHFALAPRQLRNGDDSAFIMHFWHIPWPSWETFQACPQQRELLDGLLGNDLLGFHIERYCENFLTCVDRCLDDAFIDREDGQVRYDGRTTTVRAFPLGINADDIQAASESIDGSFWQSFQRDHSITPSTRVVAGVDRLDYTKGIVDRLNALERLWTTNPDWREEFTYVQKANESRSLIPDYQDLQQDVEDAVTRINDRFGTNDWQPVVYIEDWMTDEELAGLYRHSDALLVSAVRDGMNLVAKEYVAAQTGDPGVLVLSNQTGAHEELGDQAVTINPHETDTFAAAITTALTMKESERRDRMETLRHRVRANDLSAWMTTVFETARDLQ encoded by the coding sequence ATGGTCCACTCCCAAACTAATGGAGACGATGCGGCCCGTAGCCACCGAGATCCAGCATCAATACTCCAAAAAGATCTCATCGTCGTCTCTAATCGCCAGCCGTACCAACACCGATACGAAGAGGATGGCCGCATTGAGGTTGATCGGCCAGCCGGCGGACTTACGGCTGCGATAGATCCAGTAATGCAGCAAACCGATGGTACCTGGGTCGCATGGGGTGATGGTGAAGCGGACGCCGAAGTCACAGCTGATGACGGGACGATTCGGCTGCCACCGGAAGACGAAACGTATACCCTCAAACGCATCTGGCTCTCCGAGGAGGAGGTTGATGGCTACTACTATGGCTACAGCAATCAAACGCTTTGGCCACTCTGTCATGGCGGTGTCTGGAAACCTGAGTACGAAAGTCGCCATTGGGCACGTTATCAACAGATCAACGAGCGATTTGCATCGGCGGTAGCCGAGCACGCGGCGAGCAACTCACTCGTCTGGTTCCAGGATTACCATTTCGCGCTTGCACCGCGACAACTTCGTAATGGTGACGACAGCGCATTCATCATGCACTTCTGGCACATCCCATGGCCGAGTTGGGAAACATTCCAAGCCTGTCCGCAGCAACGGGAGCTGCTTGATGGTCTCTTGGGGAACGACTTGTTAGGATTTCATATCGAGCGCTATTGTGAAAACTTTCTCACATGCGTAGATCGATGTCTGGACGATGCGTTCATCGACCGCGAGGACGGACAGGTACGCTACGACGGCCGGACCACAACAGTCCGCGCGTTTCCATTAGGCATCAACGCCGACGATATTCAAGCGGCGAGTGAGAGTATAGATGGGAGCTTTTGGCAGTCGTTCCAGCGAGATCACAGCATCACACCAAGTACCCGTGTCGTGGCAGGAGTCGACCGACTCGATTACACGAAAGGCATCGTCGACCGTCTCAACGCTTTAGAGCGGCTGTGGACAACGAACCCGGACTGGCGTGAAGAGTTCACATACGTCCAGAAAGCCAACGAGAGTCGATCACTTATCCCAGACTATCAGGATCTCCAGCAGGACGTCGAGGACGCAGTCACTCGCATCAACGACCGATTCGGGACTAACGACTGGCAGCCGGTGGTGTACATCGAAGACTGGATGACAGACGAGGAACTCGCAGGATTGTACCGCCATAGCGACGCATTGCTCGTCAGTGCGGTTCGTGATGGCATGAACCTCGTCGCTAAGGAATACGTCGCTGCCCAGACCGGTGATCCCGGTGTTCTTGTGTTGAGTAACCAAACCGGTGCGCACGAGGAACTCGGTGACCAAGCGGTCACTATCAACCCACACGAAACGGACACCTTTGCGGCTGCTATCACGACCGCTCTAACAATGAAGGAGAGCGAACGGCGCGACCGAATGGAGACGCTTCGCCACCGCGTTCGGGCAAACGACCTCTCGGCGTGGATGACGACTGTCTTCGAGACCGCTCGTGATCTGCAGTAG
- a CDS encoding DNA-binding protein, with protein sequence MADLIVQSAVKEQIEGQNVASDFYDALDEKVASILEDASRRAEENDRKTVQVRDL encoded by the coding sequence ATGGCTGATTTGATTGTCCAATCCGCAGTGAAAGAACAGATCGAAGGACAGAATGTGGCCAGCGACTTCTATGATGCACTTGATGAGAAAGTCGCATCAATTCTTGAGGACGCTTCTCGGCGAGCCGAAGAAAACGATCGTAAAACCGTCCAAGTGCGCGATTTGTAG
- a CDS encoding signal peptidase I — translation MTDLRAILSRIVIFVLLAPLILQITFVLVPGFGSYSVLSGSMEPTIHTGSLVYTKDTGDYTTGDIITFVVAGDTVTHRIVDKTPEGFITKGETQKQDSWRITPDQIRGEYLFSIPLYGYLIRPFSSVGMALYAVLGGGGILYIVGQEIFNRSES, via the coding sequence ATGACTGACCTTCGAGCAATTCTTTCGCGCATAGTAATTTTTGTCCTCTTAGCCCCACTTATCCTCCAGATCACCTTTGTCTTGGTACCAGGATTTGGAAGTTACTCTGTATTAAGTGGGAGTATGGAACCGACAATCCATACTGGGAGTTTGGTCTATACCAAGGACACTGGTGACTATACAACGGGAGATATCATCACATTCGTAGTTGCAGGAGATACAGTCACCCATCGAATTGTCGACAAGACGCCGGAAGGGTTCATTACTAAAGGTGAAACTCAAAAACAAGATTCTTGGCGGATCACCCCAGACCAAATCCGTGGAGAGTATCTCTTTTCGATTCCCCTGTACGGATATCTCATACGACCATTTTCGTCCGTCGGCATGGCTCTCTATGCCGTTTTAGGTGGTGGCGGAATTCTCTATATTGTTGGTCAAGAGATTTTCAACAGATCTGAATCGTGA
- a CDS encoding TasA family protein, with amino-acid sequence MGLRETLFNDNRKTTFVALVLIGAVLLGFGTWALWSDTATVDQNTVSGGTFDLNVDGADSASGVIGLTEAAPGDTASHTFNLTNVGSKEADHVAMDLSFTENDSGEPDDSSLAKDLNGPDTAAMIEVTELSYDGTDHLKDIDDQNNNGIQDLADVQSQVDTLDDLAAPAAGGNDAKEMTLGLKVADDNGAFNGTDEDLMGDGVDITIDFTLNQKESQ; translated from the coding sequence ATGGGACTTAGAGAAACCCTATTCAACGACAATCGAAAAACAACGTTCGTCGCTCTCGTACTCATTGGAGCAGTTCTCCTCGGATTCGGCACTTGGGCTCTCTGGAGCGATACAGCAACGGTCGATCAGAACACAGTTAGTGGCGGCACGTTCGACCTGAATGTCGATGGTGCAGACTCTGCCAGCGGGGTCATCGGATTGACTGAAGCTGCACCTGGTGACACCGCGAGTCACACGTTCAACTTAACTAATGTCGGCTCAAAAGAAGCAGATCACGTTGCAATGGACCTCAGCTTTACCGAAAACGATTCTGGAGAACCCGACGATAGTTCGCTAGCTAAGGACCTCAACGGGCCAGATACCGCAGCCATGATTGAGGTCACAGAACTCTCCTATGATGGGACGGACCACTTGAAAGACATTGATGATCAAAACAATAACGGTATTCAAGATCTCGCAGACGTTCAAAGTCAAGTAGACACCCTCGACGATCTTGCTGCACCTGCTGCCGGTGGAAACGATGCAAAGGAAATGACCTTGGGTCTCAAAGTGGCCGATGACAACGGCGCATTCAACGGTACGGATGAAGACCTCATGGGAGATGGTGTCGATATCACCATCGACTTCACACTCAACCAGAAAGAAAGCCAATAA